A region from the Salvia splendens isolate huo1 chromosome 15, SspV2, whole genome shotgun sequence genome encodes:
- the LOC121767423 gene encoding uncharacterized protein LOC121767423: MTLEENIEAVLPSNGVLMVKHDQHVVLTNGLVNLTLSIPDGMVTGVTYKGSANTKNKEDNRGYWNVVWNKPGDKTIMDKFPGTSYKIVMQSKDQTEISFTSTWAVGSSRVPLNIDKRYVMLRDSPGFYTYTVLERLKE, from the exons ATGACTTTGGAAGAAAATATTGAAGCTGTGTTGCCATCCAACGGAGTCCTCATGGTGAAACATGATCAACAT GTTGTATTGACTAATGGCTTGGTCAACCTCACATTGTCAATACCAGATGGTATGGTCACTGGTGTGACATACAAAGGGAGTGCcaataccaaaaataaagaaGATAATAGGgg GTATTGGAATGTGGTTTGGAACAAGCCGGGCGATAAAACCATCATGGATAA GTTTCCAGGAACAAGCTACAAAATTGTAATGCAAAGCAAAGATCAAACAGAAATCAGCTTCACCTCAACATGGGCTGTTGGAAGTTCAAGAGTTCCTTTAAACATTGATAAAAG ATATGTAATGCTACGAGATTCTCCTGGATTTTATACATACACTGTGCTGGAGCGATTGAAGGAATGA